A stretch of the Streptomyces sp. NBC_01428 genome encodes the following:
- a CDS encoding ornithine cyclodeaminase family protein — MSEIRFLDGAQTRAALDPRRVMDAVATALIAVGRDEVSAPPRIAAHAPGGLLGAMPGHVPGLGLAAKLVSVFADPERPGRSSHLGVVALFDAVDGRPLALMDAEPLTEIRTAASATISARALARPDGSPVAVVGTGAQARAQVTLLAALDPKTPVRVAGRDPERVASAAALHPAGRAARSIEDAVRGAGTVFCCTGAVRPVVDRDWLAVGAHISSVGGSHGPELDAATVRDATLFAEWSGAATTRPPSGAHELQGLPAERPVTPLGAVLAGDLPGRRDDVELTLFKSTGHAALDVAAAHVAHAVAVAEGWGTRLSL; from the coding sequence ATGAGCGAGATCCGGTTCCTGGACGGCGCGCAGACACGGGCCGCGCTCGATCCTCGGCGGGTGATGGACGCCGTGGCGACGGCCTTGATCGCCGTCGGCCGGGACGAGGTCTCCGCGCCGCCACGGATCGCGGCGCACGCTCCGGGCGGTCTGCTCGGCGCCATGCCCGGTCACGTGCCCGGCCTCGGGCTCGCCGCCAAACTCGTCTCCGTGTTCGCCGACCCCGAGCGCCCCGGGCGCAGCAGTCACCTCGGCGTCGTCGCGCTGTTCGACGCGGTGGACGGCCGCCCGCTGGCCCTGATGGACGCCGAACCCCTCACCGAGATCCGCACCGCGGCGAGCGCGACGATCAGCGCCCGCGCCCTGGCCCGCCCGGACGGGAGCCCGGTGGCCGTCGTCGGAACCGGCGCCCAGGCACGGGCCCAGGTGACCCTGCTCGCGGCGCTCGACCCGAAGACCCCCGTGCGGGTGGCCGGCCGTGACCCCGAGCGGGTGGCGAGCGCGGCGGCGCTGCACCCCGCGGGCCGGGCCGCGCGGAGTATCGAGGACGCCGTCCGCGGGGCCGGAACGGTGTTCTGCTGTACCGGAGCCGTGCGACCGGTGGTCGACCGGGACTGGCTCGCCGTCGGCGCGCACATCAGCTCGGTGGGCGGCTCCCACGGTCCGGAACTGGACGCGGCGACCGTCCGCGACGCCACGCTCTTCGCGGAATGGTCCGGAGCCGCCACGACGCGACCGCCGTCCGGCGCACACGAGTTGCAGGGCCTTCCGGCCGAGCGGCCGGTGACACCGCTCGGCGCGGTCCTCGCCGGTGACCTCCCCGGCCGCCGCGACGACGTCGAGCTCACGCTCTTCAAGTCGACCGGGCACGCCGCGCTCGATGTCGCGGCGGCCCACGTCGCGCACGCCGTCGCGGTCGCGGAGGGGTGGGGCACCCGGCTCAGCCTGTAG